The window GATCCGCGAATGATGCAACTCGCCGTCGACAGCCGCGCCGGTGTGTGCGCGATGCACATTCAAGGGACGCCGCAAACGATGCAAGATCGGCCGCACTACGACGATGTCGTGCGCGAAGTCTACGAACATTTGGAATTGCGCCGCGATCAGTTGCTCGCGGCCGGCGTCGAGCGCGAACGAATCTGTCTCGATCCGGGCATCGGCTTCGGCAAGACTCACGAACACAGCATCACGCTGGTGCGCAACTGTGCTGGATTCCACCAGCTGGGCTGTCCGATTCTGGTTGGCCATTCCCGCAAAGGTTTCATCGGCCAACTGCTGGGAGACAAAACCGCCGATCGCTCGGCGGGAACCCTGGGAGCCTCTCTCGCGCTCGCGCTGCAAGGCGTGCAGATCATCCGCCTGCATGAGATTCGCGCGACGCGTGAAGCTTGGCAGTTGTTGCGAGCAATGTCGCCGCAGTAACAACGCACGTTCAACGCACCAACGAAAAAAGCCCCCAGCGAATTTCGCTGAGGGCCAGAAGGTTATCGAATTAGCCTCTTG is drawn from Anatilimnocola floriformis and contains these coding sequences:
- the folP gene encoding dihydropteroate synthase, translating into MNPATSWQLRTQQLTFTTGPAWMGIVNVTPDSFSDGGQFFDSASAIRRAEELLAEGADILDIGGESTRPYATPVSEDEELRRVLPVIAAIRKNNPQAIISIDTTKPVVAAAAIEAGAEIINDITGLADPRMMQLAVDSRAGVCAMHIQGTPQTMQDRPHYDDVVREVYEHLELRRDQLLAAGVERERICLDPGIGFGKTHEHSITLVRNCAGFHQLGCPILVGHSRKGFIGQLLGDKTADRSAGTLGASLALALQGVQIIRLHEIRATREAWQLLRAMSPQ